Proteins found in one Brachypodium distachyon strain Bd21 chromosome 5, Brachypodium_distachyon_v3.0, whole genome shotgun sequence genomic segment:
- the LOC106865480 gene encoding uncharacterized protein LOC106865480 isoform X3, with product MFQEAFRTAHISAGVLNLKRKEFLRLRQGSRTVVEFIDQFNSLARYAPDDVNTDAKRRERFLDALNDEFSVQLAVAYTPTYQSLIDKAIVLENKLHQMENRKRRLQQGSSHAGPHKKQLTSQDGSGSSTMHKAGGHNDKRNGRYGHHNRHTGSNNNKHQHQQQ from the coding sequence atgttccaggaagccttccgcaccgcccataTCTCTGCGGGGGTGCTTAACCTGAAGAGGAAGGAGTTTCTGAGGCTCAGGCAAGGAAGCCGCACCGTGGTCGAGTTCATCGACCAATTCAACAGCCTCGCTCGTTATGCGCCCGACGACGTGAACACTGATGCCAAGCGCCGGGAGAGGTTCTTGGATGCTCTGAACGATGAATTCTCCGTTCAGCTAGCAGTTGCTTACACTCCCACCTATCAGTCACTGATAGACAAGGCGATTGTGCTGGAGAACAAGCTTCACCAGATGGAGAACCGCAAGAGGAGACTCCAACAGGGAAGCTCTCACGCGGGGCCGCACAAGAAGCAGCTCACCTCCCAAGACGGCAGTGGCAGTTCGACTATGCACAAGGCCGGGGGCCACAATGACAAGCGCAATGGACGGTATGGCCACCACAACCGCCATACCGggagcaacaacaacaagcaccagcaccagcaacaGTAG
- the LOC106865480 gene encoding uncharacterized protein LOC106865480 isoform X1: MISLHNPMESPPPPFGNVPLFTRVYYPSTDDEQLFSTPLAALCAFLDLPPPRFRGRVEPAVPEGWQPRWEIEAKVRGHQIALVTPDITFIARYPTYERGLQFSIKCAFAQLCWDYRNEFPEDSPFLFGRRNNACSAVAITDNEDATEVKTHFENMEANTVDLESCLEHEMTRANIAEEQVGQLLGENAQLQEDKTVLQNTVLNMGDAIEQLQYERD; this comes from the exons ATGATTTCTCTACATAATCCT atggaaagcccaccaccaccctttgGCAACGTGCCGCTGTtcacccgcgtctactacccctccaccgaCGATGAGCAGTTGTTCAGtacccctttggcggcactgtgtgcgttcctcgacctgccacctcccaggttcagaggccgcgtcgagcccgccgtgccagaaggatggcagccacggtgggagattgaaGCAAAGGTCCGCGGGCATCAGATCGCCCTAGTGacgccggatatcaccttcatcgcccgctaccccacctaTGAGAGGGGCCTCCAGTTTTCCATAAAGTGCGCCTTTGCGCAGTTGTGCTGGGACTATCGGAATGAGtttcccgaggactcccccttcctctttggaaggcggaacaaTGCATGCTCGGCCGTGGCAATAACCGACAACGAGGATGCGACCGAGGTGaagacccacttcgagaacatggaggcaAACACAGTGGACTTAGAGTCTTGCCTCGAACACGAGATGACTAGGGCCAACatagccgaggagcaggtcgGCCAACTACTGGGAGAGAATGCCCAACTGCAGGAGGACAAGACAGTGCTACAGAAtactgtcctcaacatgggtgACGCAatagagcagctgcagtatgagagggaTTAG
- the LOC106865480 gene encoding uncharacterized protein LOC106865480 isoform X2 has protein sequence MESPPPPFGNVPLFTRVYYPSTDDEQLFSTPLAALCAFLDLPPPRFRGRVEPAVPEGWQPRWEIEAKVRGHQIALVTPDITFIARYPTYERGLQFSIKCAFAQLCWDYRNEFPEDSPFLFGRRNNACSAVAITDNEDATEVKTHFENMEANTVDLESCLEHEMTRANIAEEQVGQLLGENAQLQEDKTVLQNTVLNMGDAIEQLQYERD, from the coding sequence atggaaagcccaccaccaccctttgGCAACGTGCCGCTGTtcacccgcgtctactacccctccaccgaCGATGAGCAGTTGTTCAGtacccctttggcggcactgtgtgcgttcctcgacctgccacctcccaggttcagaggccgcgtcgagcccgccgtgccagaaggatggcagccacggtgggagattgaaGCAAAGGTCCGCGGGCATCAGATCGCCCTAGTGacgccggatatcaccttcatcgcccgctaccccacctaTGAGAGGGGCCTCCAGTTTTCCATAAAGTGCGCCTTTGCGCAGTTGTGCTGGGACTATCGGAATGAGtttcccgaggactcccccttcctctttggaaggcggaacaaTGCATGCTCGGCCGTGGCAATAACCGACAACGAGGATGCGACCGAGGTGaagacccacttcgagaacatggaggcaAACACAGTGGACTTAGAGTCTTGCCTCGAACACGAGATGACTAGGGCCAACatagccgaggagcaggtcgGCCAACTACTGGGAGAGAATGCCCAACTGCAGGAGGACAAGACAGTGCTACAGAAtactgtcctcaacatgggtgACGCAatagagcagctgcagtatgagagggaTTAG